The sequence CATTTGATAATATTTACTGCTATTTCCCTGTTTAATGCTACTCGCTATGGCTAAGACTAAAATCAATTTCTTATCAATTTCTGATCGCGGGCAAAACAACGATATTGTTTTCATACACGGCTTCGGCGGTTCAGTAAAGGCAGGGCTTAATTTTGCAAACATACTTGCCAAAGAAAAAGGGCTCGAAGGCTGGAGTGTTCGTTCATTTGGTTACACGACCGGCCTCGCACCCAACATGTATGGTATCTGGACGGGGCGGCCAAGCCTGTGTAAGTTGTCTCAATTGTTGATAACTACAATAAAAAATAAAATACCTAGCAAAAACCGAATTACACTGATCGCCCATAGTATGGGCGGCCTTGTTGTTCAACGTGCCATTTTAGATGACAACGAACTTCGAAACAGACTGAGTTTCGTATTCCTTTTTGGCACACCTAGTGACGGCCTAGGAAAAGCTACCTTTGGGCAAAAATTCCTTAAACTTTTTGGACAAAGGAACAGGCAAATTCGTGATATGGCGCACAACAGCGAGTTTATGGCTAACCTGAGGAATCGCCGATCAGCTGTCTTTAGTAACCCATCGTTTACCTTCAGAGTTGCTGCCGGCGACAAAGATGAATTTGTGCCCGCCCGTTCTTCACTTGCGCCATTTGACAAATCTTTTCAACATGTTGTACCAGGTAATCATTTAGAGATCATACGGCCAAAAAAAGATGATAGCGAGAATGCAAGTGTAAGACTGGTTGTTAAAACAATGATGGGGGATGCTGCTTACGCAGGACCCTGGAATTCAGCCCGTATTGCAGTTGAGAAGGGTAACTTTCAGGAAGCGATTGTAGTATATGAACCGCACGTGCATGAACTAGATGAAGAAAGGATGGTTGAGCTTGCTCTTGCATATG comes from Bacteroidota bacterium and encodes:
- a CDS encoding alpha/beta hydrolase, with protein sequence MAKTKINFLSISDRGQNNDIVFIHGFGGSVKAGLNFANILAKEKGLEGWSVRSFGYTTGLAPNMYGIWTGRPSLCKLSQLLITTIKNKIPSKNRITLIAHSMGGLVVQRAILDDNELRNRLSFVFLFGTPSDGLGKATFGQKFLKLFGQRNRQIRDMAHNSEFMANLRNRRSAVFSNPSFTFRVAAGDKDEFVPARSSLAPFDKSFQHVVPGNHLEIIRPKKDDSENASVRLVVKTMMGDAAYAGPWNSARIAVEKGNFQEAIVVYEPHVHELDEERMVELALAYENTGQADKALVILSAHAKKYGEQHLDVLGTMGGRLKRRWLLQGTLPDATLAYSLYKAGYASAIKKEDHEMAHYLGINVAFMLVAMNKGKKKKRQEAQQVARDVLIHSNKDESHWKFASEAEAFLHLDQIENAMLRYQDFVSTNPKPRELASSYQQAEYAVFC